In Thermomicrobiales bacterium, the genomic stretch GCGAGAGCTGGCGCGCCAGTGGGACGGCGTTGAGGTCGAGCGTGAAGCGGGTGGCCGTGTCGAAGCTGCGAATGCCGCGCTCGCACAGCACAACCTGGTCATTGCCACCGGCGAGCAGGTACTCGGCCGACATCATCCACTCCTCAACCGTCGCCGAGAATCCGCGCTTGAGCAGGATCGGCTTGCCGGCAGTCGCGGCGCGGCGAAGGAGCGGGAAGTTCGCCATGTTTCGCGAGCCAATCTGAAGCATGTCGGAGTAGGCGGCGACGAGATCGACCTGCTCCGGCTCCATGACCTCGGTCACCACCGGCAGGCCAGTAACATCGCGAGCCAGTGCTAGGTACTGCAACCCCTCTTCGCCGAGACCCTGGAACGAGTACGGCGACGTGCGCGGCTTGAAGGCGCCACCACGAAGGACTGTTGCACCGGCGGCCTTCACTGCCTCGGCGGCCTCCAGCATCTGATCGCGACCCTCGATCACGCACGGGCCAGCCATGATGATCGGCGTGTCGTCACCAATCACGACATCGCCAAGTCGGACACGCGTGCCGTTCGGACGCGCCTCGCGCTGCGCCAGCATGTAGGGCCGGGTCGCCGGGGTGACCGCCACGACGCCACTCAGCGCCGCGAGCTCTTCGCGCATCTGCGGCGTTACGGTCCTGCCCGATACACCGATCACCGGCTCGCCCCCGCCGGTCAGCGTGTGCGTCTGGAACCCGCGCTCCTGCACGAACCTGATGACCAGCTGGCGTTGATCTTCGGAGCTCTCGTGACCCATCGTGATAATCATGTCGATCCCGTTCCTTCCCGCGCTCTCACGCACCCGCCCCAGGCATCTGAGCAACAAAAAAGCAGAGGTATTGCCTCTGCTCCTCCGACATCTCTGGTTTTGTGCTAAACGGTTATCTGCTCAACCCCGAATAGCCCACCAGCGATGCCGGAGGGGTAAAATAAAAGTAGAACCACCAGTACGATGGCTGCTGATCTACTTTGCTATTCGTGTGGTCAGTTCCCGTTTGCTCCATAATGACATCATCCTACGGGCCAAATCACCGGCTGTCAAGCACTGCGACCGCTCGCCGGTGCTCACGCCCGCGACATGAGCACCGATCTGTGTCCCAGGCGCGCCATTTCCAATTCGCCAGCATCACTCCTCGATACGGCCGAAAGGTGACAGTCGGTCACAGATTGGTCTCAAATTGCCTTGACCTCAATTGCATAGCAGTGCAGACTCAGAGTGGACGCGGTAGACCCCAATCGGGCTGTGCTGGAGTCGGGCAGATACGCTCACGACAGCAGGTGCAGCATGATTCTGGCGATAGCGAACAGTAGTGTCGCTAACGTCTGCAGGCACTACCGCGCTCACGAATTGATCTACCAGCGTTCGGTATGTTGCCGGCTACTGAGCGTCATCCTGACCGCCGTTCCGGTGACACCGCCGGCAATGTACTGAATGAACACCGCGCGGCAGCTCACACTATCTTTGCCCGCATGCTCACTGTGAGTCGCGCACGTATCTGCACTTCCACCGCCATCAAGGAGCACGCGCAACGCGCGCTGCAAGATTGGCGGACTGAGAGGACGACGCTTCGTGGAACTCCTCGCGGGGCTCGTACTTAGCCTTACAGCCGCAGTTGTCGGCGCGTGGCAGATCACGCGGCGCGATCGTCCGCTGCACGGCCCACTGGATGATGGCTCACTTGGCTTACCACGCATTCAACGCTGGAACGAGAGTTACCGACCGCCGCGCTTCCAGCGCTTGCGCGCTCGATTCCCCCGACTGCAGATGAGCCGCTTCGGCATTACACTTGTCGTCATCATGCTGGTCGCCGGATCAGCGATCGTGATCTACACGCGCTCGGCCTCGCAATCAGCAACGCGACAGCAGCAGTTTGCCACTGGCATCGCCAAGGTCGACGAGCGCTTGCTCGAAGCGCGGGCGACGTCGGATGTCACGACCGCCTACGCAATTCTGATCGAAGCGCAGGCAGAGCTCGCCGAGCTGGCGCGCATCGCGCCCGACGAAGCGGCACAGGAGCAGCTCGTTGCGCAACAGACCGCGATCGATGGTGAGATTGCCCACCTGTCAATATCTGCGCCGGTTATCGGCA encodes the following:
- the aroF gene encoding 3-deoxy-7-phosphoheptulonate synthase, with amino-acid sequence MIITMGHESSEDQRQLVIRFVQERGFQTHTLTGGGEPVIGVSGRTVTPQMREELAALSGVVAVTPATRPYMLAQREARPNGTRVRLGDVVIGDDTPIIMAGPCVIEGRDQMLEAAEAVKAAGATVLRGGAFKPRTSPYSFQGLGEEGLQYLALARDVTGLPVVTEVMEPEQVDLVAAYSDMLQIGSRNMANFPLLRRAATAGKPILLKRGFSATVEEWMMSAEYLLAGGNDQVVLCERGIRSFDTATRFTLDLNAVPLARQLS